The following nucleotide sequence is from Gammaproteobacteria bacterium.
AGATGCCAAAAAATCTTTTCTAATTTATTTGTCCAAAGTGGCTCGTTGCGATGAACAATGCGTCCTTTTAGTGCAAAAAAAAAATTATGGATAAAAAGAATCCACAAACTGCGCAGCCAACTCCGCCGCGCATAACCAGTGCTCGCGTTGAACGCGATATTCTGCAGCCAAAAGACTCATCCGCGCCGCGTCGTAGTAACGGCCATTGCGCCATATTTCATCACGGAGCAGACCCTCGCGAGTGAAACCCACCTTTTCATAGACTCGCACGGCGTTGGCTTGAGCAGCGTTCACGCCAAGCCATACCTTGTGCAAATTCAACACCTCGAAG
It contains:
- a CDS encoding hypothetical protein (Evidence 5 : Unknown function), encoding MWILFIHNFFFALKGRIVHRNEPLWTNKLEKIFWHLFCKRSHLSLFTHWLLYC